From a single Miscanthus floridulus cultivar M001 chromosome 8, ASM1932011v1, whole genome shotgun sequence genomic region:
- the LOC136477741 gene encoding gibberellin 2-beta-dioxygenase 6-like isoform X2 — protein sequence MPAFAGSEAEPPLADSYYALLRRRGGGNDEAGAYATSTAPSDNVPVAECELPMIDVGCLTSDDGCSSEAERAACTAAIARAAEEWGFFQVRNHGVSQALLDAMRREQARLFRLPFEAKATAGLLNDSYRWGTPTATSPQQLSWSEAFHVPLAGVSGSDAGGTCNFGELTTLRDVTREVAGAMSKLAGTLARVLAEAVLGRGRPASGERFPEGCDETTCFLRLNRYPPCPISADAFGLVPHTDSDFLTVLCQDQQVGGLQLMKGGRWVAVKPIPGALIVNIGDLFQAWSNNRYKSVEHKVMTNAKTERYSVAYFLCPSYDSPIGTCEEPSLYRTFTFGEYRRKVQEDVKRTGKKVGLPNFLV from the exons ATGCCGGCCTTCGCGGGGAGCGAAGCGGAACCGCCGCTGGCAGATAGCTACTACGCGCTgctccgccgccgcggcggcggcaatgATGAAGCAGGCGCCTACGCGACGTCGACAGCGCCTTCAGACAACGTGCCCGTGGCGGAGTGCGAGCTCCCGATGATCGACGTCGGGTGCCTGACGAGCGACGACGGCTGCTCCTCGGAGGCGGAGCGCGCGGCGTGCACGGCCGCCATCGCGCGCGCCGCCGAGGAGTGGGGCTTCTTCCAGGTGCGCAACCACGGCGTGTCGCAGGCGCTCCTGGACGCGATGCGGCGGGAGCAGGCGCGCCTTTTCCGCCTGCCGTTCGAGGCCAAGGCCACGGCCGGCCTGCTCAACGACTCCTACCGCTGGGGCACCCCGACCGCGACGTCCCCGCAGCAGCTGTCCTGGTCCGAGGCCTTCCACGTCCCGCTCGCCGGCGTCTCCGGGTCCGACGCCGGCGGCACCTGCAACTTCGGCGAACTCACCACCCTCAG GGATGTGACTCGGGAGGTGGCGGGCGCGATGTCAAAGCTGGCCGGCACGCTGGCGCGCGTCCTGGCGGAGGCCGTCCTGGGGCGGGGGCGGCCCGCGTCTGGCGAGCGCTTCCCGGAGGGGTGCGACGAGACGACGTGCTTCCTGCGGCTGAACCGGTACCCGCCGTGCCCCATCTCCGCCGACGCCTTCGGCCTGGTCCCGCACACGGACAGCGACTTCCTCACCGTGCTCTGCCAGGACCAGCAGGTCGGCGGCCTGCAGCTCATGAAGGGGGGCAGGTGGGTGGCCGTCAAGCCAATCCCCGGCGCCCTCATcgtcaacatcggggacctcttCCAG GCGTGGAGCAACAACAGATACAAGAGCGTGGAGCACAAAGTGATGACGAACGCCAAGACGGAGCGCTACTCCGTTGCCTACTTTCTCTGCCCGTCCTACGACTCGCCGATCGGCACGTGCGAAGAGCCTTCTCTTTACAGGACATTCACCTTCGGAGAGTACAGGCGAAAGGTGCAAGAAGATGTCAAGAGAACCGGGAAGAAGGTCGGCCTCCCCAATTTTCTCGTGTAA
- the LOC136477741 gene encoding gibberellin 2-beta-dioxygenase 6-like isoform X1, with product MPAFAGSEAEPPLADSYYALLRRRGGGNDEAGAYATSTAPSDNVPVAECELPMIDVGCLTSDDGCSSEAERAACTAAIARAAEEWGFFQVRNHGVSQALLDAMRREQARLFRLPFEAKATAGLLNDSYRWGTPTATSPQQLSWSEAFHVPLAGVSGSDAGGTCNFGELTTLRDVTREVAGAMSKLAGTLARVLAEAVLGRGRPASGERFPEGCDETTCFLRLNRYPPCPISADAFGLVPHTDSDFLTVLCQDQQVGGLQLMKGGRWVAVKPIPGALIVNIGDLFQAWSNNRYKSVEHKVMTNAKTERYSVAYFLCPSYDSPIGTCEEPSLYRTFTFGEYRRKVQEDVKRTGKKTCCSLPPPRRTR from the exons ATGCCGGCCTTCGCGGGGAGCGAAGCGGAACCGCCGCTGGCAGATAGCTACTACGCGCTgctccgccgccgcggcggcggcaatgATGAAGCAGGCGCCTACGCGACGTCGACAGCGCCTTCAGACAACGTGCCCGTGGCGGAGTGCGAGCTCCCGATGATCGACGTCGGGTGCCTGACGAGCGACGACGGCTGCTCCTCGGAGGCGGAGCGCGCGGCGTGCACGGCCGCCATCGCGCGCGCCGCCGAGGAGTGGGGCTTCTTCCAGGTGCGCAACCACGGCGTGTCGCAGGCGCTCCTGGACGCGATGCGGCGGGAGCAGGCGCGCCTTTTCCGCCTGCCGTTCGAGGCCAAGGCCACGGCCGGCCTGCTCAACGACTCCTACCGCTGGGGCACCCCGACCGCGACGTCCCCGCAGCAGCTGTCCTGGTCCGAGGCCTTCCACGTCCCGCTCGCCGGCGTCTCCGGGTCCGACGCCGGCGGCACCTGCAACTTCGGCGAACTCACCACCCTCAG GGATGTGACTCGGGAGGTGGCGGGCGCGATGTCAAAGCTGGCCGGCACGCTGGCGCGCGTCCTGGCGGAGGCCGTCCTGGGGCGGGGGCGGCCCGCGTCTGGCGAGCGCTTCCCGGAGGGGTGCGACGAGACGACGTGCTTCCTGCGGCTGAACCGGTACCCGCCGTGCCCCATCTCCGCCGACGCCTTCGGCCTGGTCCCGCACACGGACAGCGACTTCCTCACCGTGCTCTGCCAGGACCAGCAGGTCGGCGGCCTGCAGCTCATGAAGGGGGGCAGGTGGGTGGCCGTCAAGCCAATCCCCGGCGCCCTCATcgtcaacatcggggacctcttCCAG GCGTGGAGCAACAACAGATACAAGAGCGTGGAGCACAAAGTGATGACGAACGCCAAGACGGAGCGCTACTCCGTTGCCTACTTTCTCTGCCCGTCCTACGACTCGCCGATCGGCACGTGCGAAGAGCCTTCTCTTTACAGGACATTCACCTTCGGAGAGTACAGGCGAAAGGTGCAAGAAGATGTCAAGAGAACCGGGAAGAAG